GTACATCTTCACGCATTGCCAGTAGAGCATCTTCATAGTTGTCAAAAAACAAAAACTCATTGAGTTTAGCAGGACAAAGCGTTTGTTTACACATCCAAAAATTAGCCTCATAATCATAATCCCCATCTGTCCAATCTTGCTTGAGCATTTTTATATTATACTTAGGAGCAAGATGTTTATTAATTCTTAGCCACAAATCATCTGCACTTCTATCTGACTCTGTGTAACCAAGAGATGTCCAAATAGACACGCCTCTAGCTTTCTGCTTTTTAGAAGCATTAGAATGAAGACTATCTAAGGTACACTTTTGTACCTCTTTGTGATAGGTATTTATGATGCGTGTTCTTTCCTCCAAAGGAGTATCTAAATATTCGTGATTGAGAACTAAATATTTGATACCATTTTCCTTGTAGTGCTTCAAGACTTTGTTTTGCATGATGCGATTAAAAACGTCCTCAAAGAAGGTACTTCCCTTGTGAAAGTTTCCTTTTTTGTGTATCCAAAACTTACCTCTAGTCAAATACTTTCCATCTGGACTTATTCCTGAATGTCCAGCGTCAGAACCTTTACAATATTTTGAATCTGGCTTTACAGTTCTTGCATCGTCTAGCTCTCCCTTTGACTCTTTGAGCAGTAGAAGAGCTTGCTCTAAATGATAAATAGCTTCTTCTTTACTCTGCTGCATTTTCTCGTTTTTTAGGGGTTACTTCGTCTTTGGTTTGTAGGAAAGATTTTTTGAAGCGAAACTCTATAATTTCACCGTGCTTGTCGTTCCAACCGTTGTATTCTGCTATGAACTTGAGTGGATCAAGGATTTCGTACTCTTCTGCATAATTGACGATAGAAAACAGATTCCAATATTCTCTCACATCAGAACCACTTCCAGCTCCCTGTCCTGTTTTACCAGGGGCATTTCCTCCGAGAGCTGAGGGGAAGCCCAAATGATGAAAAATATGAGAATTAGCTTCTTGAGAATCTTGTATGTACTCTCCATCTTTGATTTCACTTCGGACAGGTTCTATTTCCCACGAAGGGTATTTTTCTTGTGTATTTGCATCAAACTTGTAATGCATCATGAGAGCTTTACCAGCATTTTCATTCCCTGTCAAAAAGTCCTCAAACTCTAGTAGTGCTTCGTCTATTTTGCTCTGTTTCTCATCACTAGAAAAAGAATCCCAACCTCCGTTACCATCTTCATCAGCTGTAAATTTCCACTCCCAGTAATGCTCAGGAATTTTGATAATGTACTTGACGGTAATTTGATTTTCCATCAAGGCTTTTTTAAACAAAGGAATTGCTTTAGCGACATCTAACCAGCCACTCTCCAAAAGAGCTGACCAGTAGGAGTCTTGATAGTATTTTTTACCTGTGGGCGTAAAAACAGGGTAGATAAATTTGAAGGAAGTATTCTTTTTAATTTCCTCCATATCGTAGGTATAAATATCAATAACAGGTACTTTGATAGCATCTTTTGCTGCTGGATCTTCGTGCCAATTTGTTTTGATATAGCAATTTTTTATAAAACCATTGCTATCGTGTTTTTCCCATCTGCAGAACTCAGCTTCTTGGGCTACTAGGGAGACGATTTGTTTTTTATCTACTGAAAAGACAAACTCTGGATAGGCATGATTGTAGAAAATTTTATCCGAAATAGCCTTGAGCGCATAGCGATTGATATTAGAACGATAGAGCCATTTTTTGATTTCTTTGTCTTTGATGCGTATAAATTCATCGTCCTCATTTACATAGCCAAATTCAATTCCTCTAGAGAACATGGCTTTCATCTTGAAATAGAGCGTAGAGGAAACAATTGTTCCTTTAATCATCTCTTTAAGACGGTAGGGAAAATCGTTATTTTGTCCCCAATAGGCTACTTTTTCATCAGAGTAATTTTCCTCTGTGCGTAGCTCTTTTGGATTTGTAGGAGAGGGTTTAGAAAATTTTGTCAAAACAACCCCTCCTCTATTTTTCAAATAGTGAACACTTCTATCAGGAGTTGAGATTACATTTT
This window of the Bernardetia sp. genome carries:
- a CDS encoding N-acetylmuramoyl-L-alanine amidase — encoded protein: MQQSKEEAIYHLEQALLLLKESKGELDDARTVKPDSKYCKGSDAGHSGISPDGKYLTRGKFWIHKKGNFHKGSTFFEDVFNRIMQNKVLKHYKENGIKYLVLNHEYLDTPLEERTRIINTYHKEVQKCTLDSLHSNASKKQKARGVSIWTSLGYTESDRSADDLWLRINKHLAPKYNIKMLKQDWTDGDYDYEANFWMCKQTLCPAKLNEFLFFDNYEDALLAMREDVQDDYALQFYNNTVWEMDNLVI